Below is a genomic region from Pectobacterium polaris.
GGTGAGATCCGCGAGACGCGGAACGAGCCACCAGCAAAACAGCAAAGCACACAGCATCCACTGGCGCACACGCTATTGCGGGCGAAACGCGCCTATCTGCTGGAGCGCTATACCGACAATCAGGAAATGAACGTACTGATGGTATGCAGCGCCGCAGGCAACCGCGCCGACGTTAAAGTCGTCGGTAAGGCGCTGGATCACTGGGTTAAACAGACTCAAGGCGAAAACGCACAGGTTCGTAGCCATCGTAAACCGGGGCTGATTTGGGCGGTCACCCGTCACGATCGCCGTATTACGCACGGGCAAAACTATGATGCCGCGGTACAACGCTATGTGGGTAATCCGGGCGACGCCTGGGGAACGATGCTGGCGATGGATAAACGCGGCGTAGCGCGGATGGCAACGTGGCTGGGCGCGGAAGTCCACCGGGATGTAAAACTGGGGCGCATCAGCGAACAGCTTAGCGAGATTCAACGTGAACTCAGCGATAACCTGCTGGGCAACTGGTATCTGCCCGTTGATGTTGACGATCCGGCGGAAAAACAGCGTATCGCAGAGACCTTGCTCAAATCGCTCCAGACTCGCACCGGCGTGCACGGTGAACTACTGGAACGGCTGCTGCCTTCGCGTGATGAGCTGCGCCGTCTGTATCTGCAACAGAAAGGGGCAAGCTATGGCGGTTTCCACGCGGATGCCGAAGACCTCTCCGCCCCGTCCGCTCATAGCGATCCGTTTGGTGTTGGGATCGAAATCGATCTGTTTGCCGATGAACCGATCGCTATCGATCAGCCTGCACCGCCTATTTTGACGATCGACCACAGCTATGAGGCGGACTACGCGCACGGCGTTTATCGTTACTGGATTAACTATCTGCGTGGCCTGCCGGAAAATGCCCCGCTTCTCGATTTGCTGAACGTGCCGAAAGCGACGATCGAAATGCTGGTTGAAGAATTGATTACCGGCAGCATCCGTTTGCGGATCGAAGAAGCGTTGGTAGATATGCTGGTCGACGGCGAGCAGTTGGGCATCAACCGCGAGAATAAGGCAGACCGTCAGGTTTCACGCGTGCTGACTATTCTCGGCGACTTCGTTGCCTGGCTCGGCTTCCAGCAGCTTGATGAATCCTTGCGCCCTGCCAGCCGTATCAATCGTGGTCATAAAATTTTCGCTAAACCCGAAAAACAGGCGGTCAGCTTTGGTGCTTCACAGCGCTTAACCAAACTGTCGCTGACGCCTACCAACAATACGGCGTTTTATATCTATGACTGGCTGGTGGGTCTGAATGAGATGATTATTCAGAATGCGGGCTATTCCGCTGCACGCGAAGTCAGCGATGAACAGCGTGAGCAGTTGGGCACGATTCTGACGTTGATTAAGCCTGCCGAGAAATAACATCCGGCCTATGGCTGTCGACCTAGGAAACATGGCGTGACGTTGTCACTACACTTTGCGCCATGTTTCCTTTTTTCTGCCATATTTTCCTTCCATCTGTATTTATCACCTCCTTATCGTTCTGAAAAATCTTATTGACGAACGGTGGATTCAATCTATACCTAAGTTGATATCTTTCAATTAATAAGCGTTGATGTTCCTCTATCTGTTGGCCATTTCCACCGCGTGGGAATGGGTGACCTTAACAGGAGTGGTTATGACGATAGAAAAAGCGCGCGAGGAAGACGGCATCTCGGTAGAAAATGGCGAGTATGAACCTATTCTGCTGAAAATAAGGGCATTTTATCGAGAGCTGACAGCCGAGAGATTAACGGAGTTGGGTGGTATCTATCATCAGGATATCCACTTTATCGACCCTGTTTCCAGCCATCATGGGTTGAGTGCTTTGCATCGCTACTTTTCTCATTCACTCGACAATCTGAGCTACTGTCAGTTCGAGATCGCTGATGTCCATACCTTCCGCGGCGGTGCGACGATGTTCTGGACGATGCACTATGCGCATCCGTCGTTAAAGAGTAACGCACCGCTGACGTTAGCAGGCTGTAGCCACCTGCTCTTCGCCGACAACAAAGTTATCTATCACCGTGATTATTACGACATGGGCGCGATGCTTTATCAGCATGTTCCCCTGCTTGGCTCGCTCATCAGCCACCTGAAGTCGAGACTTCAGACATGAACCGCGTGTTGATTACCGGGGCGAGTTCTGGGATCGGCCAGCAGTTAGCGCTGGATTATGCCAGAGACGGCTGGGACGTCCTCGCCTGCGGGCGCGATGAACAACGACTTAATGCATTAACTGCCGCCTTCCCAACCATTCGCACGATAGCCTTTGATATGACGAACCTGGCAGATACGCAGCAGACGTTGGACGGCGTCACGGTCGATCTGGTGATTCTCAGTGCGGGAACCTGTGAGTATCTGGATAACGGCGTCGTTGAAGCGGAAAAAGTCAGTCGGGTGCTGACAACCAACGTGATCGGCCCGGTGAATTGCCTGTCGGTGTTATTGCCACAGCTTGCCAACGGAAGCCATCTGGCGCTGGTGGGTTCAACTGCCAGCCTCGTTGCGCTGCCGAGAGCGGAAGCCTATGGCGCGTCAAAGGCCGCGCTGGCCTACTTCGCCCGCAGCCTGTCACTGGATTTGCAGGCTCGCAATATCACCGTGTCGCTGATCCTGCCCGGTTTTGTCGATACTCCATTGACCGCACGTAATGACTTCCCGATGCCGATGCTGATTTCCGTGTCACAAGCCTCAGAAGCTATTCGCCGTGGTCTGGCAAAGAAAAAACGTGAGATCGCTTTCCCTCTGCGCTTTGCGCTGTTGCTCAAAGCGATTTCTATCCTCCCACAGTCATGGCAACGTCTGCTCGCCAGCCGGTTAGTAAGGTAAACAGTATGAAGATTGCCATTATTGGTAGCGGTATTTCTGGCTTAACCTGCGCACTCAGATTATCCGATCGCTTTCAGGTGTCGGTGTTTGAGGCGAACGATTATCTGGGTGGCCACACGGCAACGGTCGATGTGGTTCAGGATGGCACGACCTACCCCATCGATACGGGATTTATTGTCTACAACGAGCGGACCTATCCCCATTTTATTGCGCTACTGGATGAGTTGGGATTAACCGGACAGCCCACTGAAATGAGCTTCTCGGTCAGTAATCCGGTTTCGGGCCTGGAATATAACGGCCATACGTTAAACACGCTGTTCGCCCAGCGCGGCAACCTGCTCCGCCCCAGTTTCTATCGTTTCGTTGCGGAGATTGTGCGCTTTAACCGCGTCTGCAAGCGGTATCTTGCCAGCGGTGATTATCAAGGTCTGACGCTAAGCCATTTGTTGCAGCAGGAAAAATTTTCGCCGTTCTTTGCCCAGCACTATCTTTTGCCGATGGGCGCGGCTATCTGGTCGTCGTCGCTTGAGGATATGCGGCATTTTCCTCTGTCGCTTTTCCTGACCTTCTTCAACCATCACGGGTTACTGGATTTGGTCAATCGTCCACAGTGGATGGTCGTGCCCGGTGGTTCACGGGAGTATGTGCGGCGACTCGCAGAACGTATCCGCGATCGAGCGACGATCCACCTCCAGACGCCCGTCAGTCAGGTCATACGCGATGACGCGGGTGTTACGGTATGTACCGCCGATCAGACATATCGGTTCGATCAGGTGATTTTCGCCTGCCATTCCGATCAGGCGTTGGCGCTGCTGGCAACGAGTACGCCCGATGAGCTGCGAATCCTCGGCGGCATGCACTATCAGCCGAACCACGTGATCCTGCATACCGATACCCGGCTTCTGCCTCATAGTCGGCGAGCGTGGGCAAGCTGGAATTACCGTTTGCCGGTCGATCAGGCGTTTAGCCGCGCGCGTGCCTCTGTGACCTATAACATGAACATCCTGCAAGGTATTCGTTCATCCACCACCTTTTGTGTCTCGCTGAACCCTCAGCAGGATATCGACCCGAATACAATACTGCACCACGCGATTTATCATCACCCGGTATTTACTCAACAGACGACAGAGTACCAGCAGCAGCGTGAACGTATTAATGGGCACAACCGCAGCTGGTTTTGTGGTGCCTATTGGTACAACGGTTTTCATGAAGATGGCGTCAAAAGCGCGCTGGATGTCGTCAACCTCCTCCATCAGAGTGTGCAAGATGAATAGCGCCTTGTATGTTGGCAAGGTTCGTCATCGACGTTTCACGCCCGTCACGCATCGTTTCGACTATGCGTTATTCATGGCGTTAATCGATTTAGATGAGATTCCCGCCTTGCCGCATGTCGGCATTGCGCTGGAGCGCTTTTCCCCTGCGTCATTTTGTCGTGGCGATTATCTCGGCGGTGGCGATATCAAAACCAAAGCACAGGATCGAATTGAGGAACTAACTGGGGAACGCCTCACGGGGAAAGTGCTACTGCTGTGTCAGCTACGCTATCTGGGCTGCTATTTTAACCCGGTCAATTTCTATTATTTGTACGATGAGCATAACGAACTACGCTGGTTATTGGCGGAAGTGCGTAATACCCCCTGGAACGAACGTCATACTTATGCCGTCGTCCCCGATGGTTCTACGCCGATTTCCAAAGCGTTTCATGTGTCGCCTTTTAACCCGATGGACATGGTGTATCACTGGCGGCTCACGCCACCCGACGCGCGTCTGCGGATCCACATCGAGAACCACAGGCAAGGACGCGAGTTTGACGCGACGCTGGTGCTGCATCGTCAGCCGCTCACTCGTGCCGCCCTGCGCGCTCAGCTTTGGTCTCTGCCGTTAATGACGATGAAAACCGCCTGCACCATATATTGGCAGGCTTTGAAACTGTGGATTAAACGCTCGCCCGTTTATCCTCATCCGCAGTCTGGAAAGAAGGACAACTCATGAGTTCAACGGAAACACAGTTGGTGCGTCACCCGAGCAATACCGCTCGCTATACTCGGGCCAAAAAAGTGGTCTTTCTTCTGCTTAGTCGGATAGAAGGCGGAGGGTTGCGCCTTCGCGAACCAGAAGGCAACGAAACGTTATTCGGCGATCGGCACGCGGCACTGCAAGGCGATATCACGATACATAACCCCCGTGTTTATCGCCGCGTCTTGCTAGGTGGAAGTATCGCTGCGGGTGAAAGCTATATCGATGGCGACTGGAGCTCAACCAACCTCACGCTCGTTCTCCAGCTTTTGGCGCAGAATCAGGCGCTAGTCGATACGCTTGAAACGCGCTTTGGCTGGCTGACGGGGCCATTTCATCGTTTCATCCACTGGTGCCGCCGTAATCGTCCGCAGCAGGCGCAGAAAAATATTGCCGCCCATTACGATCTGGGCAACCATTTTTACCGCAGCTTTCTCGATAGCGAGATGCTCTACTCCAGCGCCTGGTATCAGCAACCCGAGATGACGCTGGAAGACGCACAGCGCGCCAAGCTGCGTCGCCTCTGCGAACAGTTGGCACTCTGTGAAACGGATCATTTACTGGAAATTGGCACCGGCTGGGGAGGATTAGCCGAGCTGGCCGCACGTGAATATGGCTGTCATGTCACCACGACTACACTGTCGCAACAGCAGTATGACTACGCGGTTGAGCGCATTCAGCAAGCCGGTCTGAGCCATAAAGTGACGGTGCTGTTACAGGATTACCGCTCGTTGACCGGTCAGTATGACAAGTTGGTGTCGGTCGAAATGATCGAAGCGGTCGGAAAAGCGTATTTGCCCACCTTCTTCAAGCGCTGCCAGCAACTGCTGCGTCCACAAGGTCGCATGGTGCTTCAGGCAATCACGATTGCTGACCAGCGCTACAGCCACTACAGCCGCAATGTCGATTTTATCCAACGCTATATTTTCCCCGGCGGTTTTCTGCCCTCGATTACCGCGATGACCACCACCATGACGCGGCATACCGATTTTATCACCCGCGACCTGTTCGATATCGGTCAGGACTATGCCCGTACCCTCAGCGAATGGCGGCAGCGCTTTTATCAGCAGTGGCATATGTTGAGTGCTCAGGGCTTTGATGAACCGTTCCAACGTCTGTGGGTGTTTTACCTGTGCTATTGCGAAGCGGGCTTTCGCGCACGCACCATCAGCACGGTACAGCTCACCGCAGAAAGGCCATGAGCAAAAAGCATGGCTTTCGATCCTTTACACTCAACCCCTAAGAGGCAAAAGACAATGAAACTGAAGGCACTTATCCTGACAGGCGTGTTCTTTTCCTGTTCCACCTTCGCGGCAGATACCACGGTGACGCTGAATGAAGCGCTTCCAACGGGAGCGGGAAACAGCATCGGGGAGATATCCATTACGGAAACGCCGTACGGCCTGCTCTTCACTCCGAATCTGAAGGGATTGGAAGCGGGGATTCACGGGTTCCATGTGCATGAAAATGCCAGTTGTGAGCCTGCCGAGCAAGACGGTAAGTCGGTTCCCGCTCTGGCAGCAGGCGGCCACCTCGATCCGAAAAAAACCGGTAAACACCTTGGGCCTTATAACGATCAGGGGCATTTGGGCGACCTCCCCGGTCTGGTCGTGAATGCCGATGGCACATCAACCTATCCGATTCTGGCTCCTCGGATAAAATCGCTGTCTGAAGTAAAAAATCATGCGTTGATGGTTCACGCCGGCGGAGATAACTACGCTGACATGCCAGCAAAACTGGGCGGTGGCGGCGCCAGAATGGCGTGTGGTGTGATCAAGTAAAGCGTAGCGTTCGAGAAATGCGATGCCATATCGTTTTTGACATGGCATCGCACATTAACAGCGGTAGTTAGCGGATAGCACGTTTTAATATACGGTTAGCGCCGTTCAGGAAATCATCAGCAACCTTATTCACTTCTCCGTTACCGTAATCCAGTTTTTGTAGACTGCTTGTCCACAGTTGAACCAGCTCCTGATTTTCCATAAACGGTGAAACGGGCACCTTAGACGCAGGTTGCTCCGCTGCCGCCCGATAGGCATTCGCTAACAGATTACCGGGGTTGATCACGCCGATATCTTCCAGCAGTTTTTGCGCTTTCGGGTTAGCAGGCATCCCGTTTTGCAATCCTAATGCCTTCACACCTTCCGGGTTACTCAGCATGAAACTCATCAGCATTGCTGCCTCTTTAGGATGCTTACTGTTCTTGCTGATGGCGAACAGCGAAGACGGTTTGGTGGTCAGCCCCGAATCTTTGGCATTGGGCATGGTGAGGAACGGCCCGGTTTCCAGCACCGCATCCTTCGGCATATTGCTGGAATAGGTATAGATGGCTGAATCCCATAAATACATCCCGGCTAATTCACCGTTAATCCAGGGGCGAATTTCATAGACGTTGGTGCGACCGAACGAGGAGAAATAGCGCTGATCGGGTATCACATGGGAATCAACCAGCTTTTTATAAAAGCCGAAGAGTTCCCGTACCTGATCGCGGCTATAGGCAATGCTCTGCTTTTTCTCATCGATCATATCAATGCCGTATTTCTGTGCCATGTAACTACGGCCGAGCGTCAGAATATCCAGCACATCGCTTGAACCTTGAGCAACGCCAAGCGGGTAATAATTGTCGCCCAGTTTTTGTTTAAACACCGGACCGGCGGCAAACAGCTCATCCCAGGTTTGCGGATAGGCGACGCCTGCTTTATCCCAGGTGGTTTTGTTGTAAATCATGCTGCGGGATGTCATCGAAATCGGGAGACCTTGTAGTTTCCCTTTTACGTCCGCCGTTTTCAGGGCGTTAGGCGAAAAATCTCCCAACCCCAAAATATCTTTTTGCTTATTCAAATCATAAAAGCCGTCGCCATTGCGTGAAAATTGCGGCAGCCAGTTCCAGTCAATACGCATGACATCAGGTTCTTGTCCACCCGCCATCTGGGTTGATAAGCGGGAGAGATAGCCGTCCCAGCCAGCATATTCGGCTTTGACGGTAATCGTCGGATTGGCTTTTTGGAACGCATTAATAGCAGCGAGCGTCGCCTCATGCCGCTGATTGCCACCCCACCAGGAGATACGGATCTCGGCGGCGTCAGCAGAGTGAGAAAATGCCGCGCCCACGGGAAGCGCAGCACAGAGCAGGAGTAGGTGAGATAATTTGTTCCGTGTTTTCGCCATAATAAAACCCTTATAATAGTATTCGGAGGTTTCCACCTGCCTGCCGGTATGCGGACAGACAGGTACTACGGATGCGGAAGCGTTTGCTGCCTGAAATGGCAGGTAGTCTGATTAATTCCCTCTTTTCAGGTTAACGGCCAGTTCGCTTATTTTCACTGGCAGTTCGGTGCGTAATGATCGATTGGCAGCGATGCCAGTTAAAATAGACATTGCCCCATCACGATAATCTGCTGCGCGATGTAATGGATCAGGTTCCGGTGTACCAAACAGATCGTTTAACATGACCTGATCGCCGCCGCCGTGTCCGCCCGCTTTAAATTCAACCGGTACGACATAAGGCTCGTCAAACATCGGATAGATCTTTATTTCACATTCATTCAGCGCACCTTCATCCTCTTTTTGTCCGCCTCCGTTTACATAAGATTTTTCTACCAGTTTCATTTCTAACCGGCCCTTGCTGCCATTAAACACCACGTTCAGCCCTTCCCAGGGTAAATAGGCGTTTAATGAGTACGTCATGATGGCTTTGCTCTTATAGCGCACCATCACACCTAACACATCTTCAATATTAATACCGTCATCGAACACGCTTTTATCGCGGTAATAGCCATCTTCATGTTCGGCGTCCAAATATAAGGCGGTCAGCTGTTCGCTTTTATTCATATGCAGCGCAAACGGATCGTTTTCTGCCGCCGCGCTATTATGTGACCGGGAATAAAATTCTGTGACACCGCGCGCTTCAGCATTCGCTTTACCGTAAAAACGTAAATCGCCCTGCGCATAGACCGTTTCCGGTTCGCTATTCAGCCAGAAATTCACCAGATCAAAATGGTGCGTGGATTTGTGTACCAACAGCCCGCCGCTATTGCGTTTGTCACGGTGCCAGCGACGGAAATAATCCGCACCGTGTTCGGTATTCAGCAGCCACTCAAAGTGAACGGAATAGACTTCGCCAATCACGCCAACAGCAATTAATTCACGGACTTTGCTGTGATGCGGGGCATAGCGGTAATTAAAGGTCACGCGTAATTTACGGCCAGTACGGTCAATCGCATCGATAATTGCCTGACATTTTTCTTCATCAATCGTCATCGGTTTTTCACTGATGACATCACAGCCTAATTCCATTGCCCGGATAATATAGTGATGATGCGTCCGATCCAGAGACGTCACAATAACCACATCTGGCTTGGTTTCCGCGATCATCTGCTCAAACTGTTCGGCGAGGTACGTCGGCACATTATCGTGTCCATATTTATGGACAATCTGATTGGCGTAATTCATTCGCGTCTGGTTGGTATCGCAAAAAGCAACAAACTGTCCCTGATCCTGATAATCCCTGGCGATCGATTCCAGATAAAGGCCCGCGCGGCCTCCCGTTCCCACTACGGCATATTTTTTTTTCATTCTGCGCATTTCCTCCAAATAACGTAGGACACATAGCTATTCGTACAGCCTTTGCCATAAAAAAATAGAACATCCCAACATCGTTCACCTTCATATTATTGCCATGCGATGATGTTATCTGGCAGTAGGATGAAGATTGGCATGTTCCATCTCTCATAAATACAAATTGAGCACATTCCACATTAACAATTGATTTTATTAGCAATATTAGATGAATGGCATCTCATACCTCACGTTGGAGGTGCATTGCCTCTCTTAAGTGTTCGCGTATCAACGGGATTCGTTCTGACAGGATGCCGATCGCCACATTCAAACTTTATTTTCAATCCGCCTGAGGATGCCGGATAATCGGCACGTAACTCACGAGAGAAGCAAGAAAGCGACAAGCGCGTAAGGAATCACTATGCAGACTTTTTTTCAGGACACGATGGCAACTCCGCTTGGGGAGTTATTGATTATTGCGGATGAAAATAATCATTTGCGTGCCGTCGAGTGGCGCGAGTATGAAGACGATTTATTTCGCATGCTCAATCGCAGTTATCGAAATGATCCCTTTTCGTTACAGCCGCGTCATAATCCCGGTGGACTGACGGAGAGCCTGCAACGCTATTTTGAGGGTGAATTAGCGATTATTGATACGCTTCCCGTTGCTTCTGTCGGGACCGAATTTCAGCAGCAGGTCTGGCAGGAATTACGTCGAATCCCTTGTGGAGAAATTACCACGTACGGCGAGCTCGCGACGCTACTGGGACGCACCGGCGCAGCGCGTGCGGTCGGCATGGCAAACGGCTCCAACCCTGTCAGCATCGTGGTTCCGTGCCATCGTGTTATCGGTACGGGTGGTGCGCTGACGGGCTATGCGGGTGGCATTCACCGTAAGCAGTGGCTGCTCACTCACGAAGGCTATTTACCTAAACCGCTATTTGCTTCAACAGAATAGTTTACCGTTATAATTTTACGCTTCGCGACACACGAAAATCCCGTCCGAATTGCCTATCATCGTAAGTGATTCGGATTAATCAACGTGTTAACCATTCGGTAACGTAATGGACGAAAATATTATCGCCACACGGGACTTATATATCGGAATATT
It encodes:
- a CDS encoding putative virulence factor; the encoded protein is MKRLTPKQLSTRLHGQLQAVAQGVEQAIDWVDSTRQNAPRLDIEADRLIVKLRRNYNKAQHLSDVAQKDIAIGFFGLSQAGKSYLITSLAGGENGKLETAFEGQQLDFIDHINPSDRATALVTRFSRQSGVKNKSFPVQLQLLSELDIGKIMANAFLNDLNQETAFEELDERHIAEHIKTLLMHRQPEPVEGMSRDEVVELWDYLARHDVKRQKQLEAHFWPVAIELAPYLTVDDRAQLFSVLWGELNSLTTAYRHFSHTLQHLSGTRKLLAPLRILVDDELNPADGLIDGSALERLHSADDPGVLVRPVQNGRAGKTTELSLAELTMLTAELLIPLHLPPKEALFEQVDVLDFPGFGEIRETRNEPPAKQQSTQHPLAHTLLRAKRAYLLERYTDNQEMNVLMVCSAAGNRADVKVVGKALDHWVKQTQGENAQVRSHRKPGLIWAVTRHDRRITHGQNYDAAVQRYVGNPGDAWGTMLAMDKRGVARMATWLGAEVHRDVKLGRISEQLSEIQRELSDNLLGNWYLPVDVDDPAEKQRIAETLLKSLQTRTGVHGELLERLLPSRDELRRLYLQQKGASYGGFHADAEDLSAPSAHSDPFGVGIEIDLFADEPIAIDQPAPPILTIDHSYEADYAHGVYRYWINYLRGLPENAPLLDLLNVPKATIEMLVEELITGSIRLRIEEALVDMLVDGEQLGINRENKADRQVSRVLTILGDFVAWLGFQQLDESLRPASRINRGHKIFAKPEKQAVSFGASQRLTKLSLTPTNNTAFYIYDWLVGLNEMIIQNAGYSAAREVSDEQREQLGTILTLIKPAEK
- a CDS encoding nuclear transport factor 2 family protein, encoding MTIEKAREEDGISVENGEYEPILLKIRAFYRELTAERLTELGGIYHQDIHFIDPVSSHHGLSALHRYFSHSLDNLSYCQFEIADVHTFRGGATMFWTMHYAHPSLKSNAPLTLAGCSHLLFADNKVIYHRDYYDMGAMLYQHVPLLGSLISHLKSRLQT
- a CDS encoding SDR family NAD(P)-dependent oxidoreductase, giving the protein MNRVLITGASSGIGQQLALDYARDGWDVLACGRDEQRLNALTAAFPTIRTIAFDMTNLADTQQTLDGVTVDLVILSAGTCEYLDNGVVEAEKVSRVLTTNVIGPVNCLSVLLPQLANGSHLALVGSTASLVALPRAEAYGASKAALAYFARSLSLDLQARNITVSLILPGFVDTPLTARNDFPMPMLISVSQASEAIRRGLAKKKREIAFPLRFALLLKAISILPQSWQRLLASRLVR
- a CDS encoding NAD(P)/FAD-dependent oxidoreductase, producing MKIAIIGSGISGLTCALRLSDRFQVSVFEANDYLGGHTATVDVVQDGTTYPIDTGFIVYNERTYPHFIALLDELGLTGQPTEMSFSVSNPVSGLEYNGHTLNTLFAQRGNLLRPSFYRFVAEIVRFNRVCKRYLASGDYQGLTLSHLLQQEKFSPFFAQHYLLPMGAAIWSSSLEDMRHFPLSLFLTFFNHHGLLDLVNRPQWMVVPGGSREYVRRLAERIRDRATIHLQTPVSQVIRDDAGVTVCTADQTYRFDQVIFACHSDQALALLATSTPDELRILGGMHYQPNHVILHTDTRLLPHSRRAWASWNYRLPVDQAFSRARASVTYNMNILQGIRSSTTFCVSLNPQQDIDPNTILHHAIYHHPVFTQQTTEYQQQRERINGHNRSWFCGAYWYNGFHEDGVKSALDVVNLLHQSVQDE
- a CDS encoding DUF1365 domain-containing protein, which codes for MNSALYVGKVRHRRFTPVTHRFDYALFMALIDLDEIPALPHVGIALERFSPASFCRGDYLGGGDIKTKAQDRIEELTGERLTGKVLLLCQLRYLGCYFNPVNFYYLYDEHNELRWLLAEVRNTPWNERHTYAVVPDGSTPISKAFHVSPFNPMDMVYHWRLTPPDARLRIHIENHRQGREFDATLVLHRQPLTRAALRAQLWSLPLMTMKTACTIYWQALKLWIKRSPVYPHPQSGKKDNS
- a CDS encoding SAM-dependent methyltransferase — protein: MSSTETQLVRHPSNTARYTRAKKVVFLLLSRIEGGGLRLREPEGNETLFGDRHAALQGDITIHNPRVYRRVLLGGSIAAGESYIDGDWSSTNLTLVLQLLAQNQALVDTLETRFGWLTGPFHRFIHWCRRNRPQQAQKNIAAHYDLGNHFYRSFLDSEMLYSSAWYQQPEMTLEDAQRAKLRRLCEQLALCETDHLLEIGTGWGGLAELAAREYGCHVTTTTLSQQQYDYAVERIQQAGLSHKVTVLLQDYRSLTGQYDKLVSVEMIEAVGKAYLPTFFKRCQQLLRPQGRMVLQAITIADQRYSHYSRNVDFIQRYIFPGGFLPSITAMTTTMTRHTDFITRDLFDIGQDYARTLSEWRQRFYQQWHMLSAQGFDEPFQRLWVFYLCYCEAGFRARTISTVQLTAERP
- the sodC gene encoding superoxide dismutase family protein → MKLKALILTGVFFSCSTFAADTTVTLNEALPTGAGNSIGEISITETPYGLLFTPNLKGLEAGIHGFHVHENASCEPAEQDGKSVPALAAGGHLDPKKTGKHLGPYNDQGHLGDLPGLVVNADGTSTYPILAPRIKSLSEVKNHALMVHAGGDNYADMPAKLGGGGARMACGVIK
- a CDS encoding ABC transporter substrate-binding protein, with the translated sequence MAKTRNKLSHLLLLCAALPVGAAFSHSADAAEIRISWWGGNQRHEATLAAINAFQKANPTITVKAEYAGWDGYLSRLSTQMAGGQEPDVMRIDWNWLPQFSRNGDGFYDLNKQKDILGLGDFSPNALKTADVKGKLQGLPISMTSRSMIYNKTTWDKAGVAYPQTWDELFAAGPVFKQKLGDNYYPLGVAQGSSDVLDILTLGRSYMAQKYGIDMIDEKKQSIAYSRDQVRELFGFYKKLVDSHVIPDQRYFSSFGRTNVYEIRPWINGELAGMYLWDSAIYTYSSNMPKDAVLETGPFLTMPNAKDSGLTTKPSSLFAISKNSKHPKEAAMLMSFMLSNPEGVKALGLQNGMPANPKAQKLLEDIGVINPGNLLANAYRAAAEQPASKVPVSPFMENQELVQLWTSSLQKLDYGNGEVNKVADDFLNGANRILKRAIR
- a CDS encoding Gfo/Idh/MocA family oxidoreductase, giving the protein MKKKYAVVGTGGRAGLYLESIARDYQDQGQFVAFCDTNQTRMNYANQIVHKYGHDNVPTYLAEQFEQMIAETKPDVVIVTSLDRTHHHYIIRAMELGCDVISEKPMTIDEEKCQAIIDAIDRTGRKLRVTFNYRYAPHHSKVRELIAVGVIGEVYSVHFEWLLNTEHGADYFRRWHRDKRNSGGLLVHKSTHHFDLVNFWLNSEPETVYAQGDLRFYGKANAEARGVTEFYSRSHNSAAAENDPFALHMNKSEQLTALYLDAEHEDGYYRDKSVFDDGINIEDVLGVMVRYKSKAIMTYSLNAYLPWEGLNVVFNGSKGRLEMKLVEKSYVNGGGQKEDEGALNECEIKIYPMFDEPYVVPVEFKAGGHGGGDQVMLNDLFGTPEPDPLHRAADYRDGAMSILTGIAANRSLRTELPVKISELAVNLKRGN
- the ogt gene encoding methylated-DNA--[protein]-cysteine S-methyltransferase — protein: MQTFFQDTMATPLGELLIIADENNHLRAVEWREYEDDLFRMLNRSYRNDPFSLQPRHNPGGLTESLQRYFEGELAIIDTLPVASVGTEFQQQVWQELRRIPCGEITTYGELATLLGRTGAARAVGMANGSNPVSIVVPCHRVIGTGGALTGYAGGIHRKQWLLTHEGYLPKPLFASTE